The proteins below are encoded in one region of Helianthus annuus cultivar XRQ/B chromosome 2, HanXRQr2.0-SUNRISE, whole genome shotgun sequence:
- the LOC110914130 gene encoding xanthotoxin 5-hydroxylase CYP82C4: MNYSLEIIVLYTSLFFLIYVIFTRWRKAKSSAGEAPELGGAWPIIGHLHLLGGGDQLLYRTLGAMAEKYGPAFNIRLGTRRAFVVSSWEVAKECFTVNDKALMSRPKTAAAKHMGYNYAVFGFAPYTPFWREMRKIAILELLSVRRLEMLKDVRLLEINSGINELYWRWTENSQQPVVVELNKWLEHMMLNIVVMMVAGKRYFAAGGGGGGDEAERCHKAISEFFRLMGIFVVSDAIPFLSWLGLQGYEKEMKKTAKDLDLVLSGWVDEHRQKRKLDVEHDKDDVKDFIDVMLSLEDEGQLSNMEHNSDTSIKSTCLALILGASDTTAGTLTWAVSLLLNHPSVLKKLQHELDEHVGKERQVDESDIKNLVFLQAVIKETLRLYPAGPLLGPREAVEDCTVAGYNVKAGTRLIVNIWKLQRDERVWSDPSAFKPERFMGGSDHEHVDLRGQQFVLMPFGTGRRSCPGATFGLHVLHLTLARLVHSFDLGQPGGLLVDMTESPGMTIPKKKPLEVILTPRLASNLYA, encoded by the exons ATGAATTACTCACTCGAAATCATCGTGTTATATACCTCTCTATTCTTTCTCATCTATGTCATATTCACTCGTTGGAGGAAGGCAAAATCGTCGGCGGGTGAAGCCCCAGAACTAGGAGGTGCATGGCCGATAATCGGCCACCTGCACCTCCTAGGCGGCGGGGATCAACTTCTCTATCGTACACTAGGTGCCATGGCAGAGAAATATGGCCCCGCCTTCAACATCCGTCTAGGCACCCGCCGTGCATTTGTGGTCAGCAGTTGGGAAGTAGCCAAAGAATGCTTCACCGTCAACGACAAAGCACTCATGTCCCGACCCAAAACCGCAGCCGCAAAACACATGGGTTACAACTATGCAGTATTCGGGTTCGCGCCATACACCCCCTTTTGGCGCGAAATGAGGAAGATCGCCATCCTTGAATTACTCTCCGTCCGTCGCCTGGAGATGCTCAAGGACGTCCGTTTGTTGGAAATAAATTCCGGAATCAACGAGCTCTACTGGCGATGGACGGAGAATTCACAGCAACCAGTGGTTGTGGAACTAAACAAATGGTTAGAACACATGATGTTAAACATAGTTGTTATGATGGTGGCTGGAAAGCGGTATTTTGCGGCTGGAGGTGGAGGCGGAGGCGATGAGGCCGAAAGGTGCCACAAAGCGATCAGCGAGTTCTTTCGGTTGATGGGGATCTTCGTGGTGTCGGATGCGATACCGTTTCTTTCATGGTTGGGTTTGCAGGGGTATGAGAAGGAGATGAAGAAGACTGCTAAGGATTTGGATTTGGTGCTTAGTGGGTGGGTTGATGAACATAGGCAAAAGAGGAAATTAGATGTTGAACATGATAAAGATGATGTTAAGGATTTTATTGATGTGATGTTGTCACTTGAAGATGAAGGGCAATTGTCGAATATGGAGCATAATTCGGATACAAGCATCAAGTCTACATGTCTG GCATTGATCCTAGGAGCGAGTGACACAACAGCAGGGACACTAACATGGGCAGTTTCATTACTATTAAATCATCCCAGTGTTCTAAAGAAACTGCAACATGAACTAGACGAGCATGTAGGCAAAGAAAGACAAGTCGATGAATCCGACATCAAAAACCTCGTGTTTCTTCAAGCTGTTATCAAAGAAACATTGCGTCTATATCCAGCCGGCCCACTTTTGGGACCGAGGGAAGCAGTGGAAGACTGTACTGTCGCTGGGTACAACGTTAAAGCCGGGACTCGCTTAATTGTCAATATTTGGAAGCTTCAAAGGGATGAGAGGGTTTGGAGTGATCCATCTGCATTTAAACCTGAGAGGTTTATGGGGGGTTCAGATCATGAACATGTGGACCTTAGAGGACAACAGTTTGTGCTCATGCCATTTGGCACAGGTCGTCGTTCGTGCCCCGGGGCCACCTTTGGGCTCCATGTGCTTCACTTGACATTGGCTCGTCTTGTTCATTCTTTTGATTTGGGTCAACCGGGAGGTCTCCTGGTTGACATGACTGAAAGCCCTGGAATGACGATTCCTAAAAAGAAGCCTTTGGAGGTCATCCTGACCCCTCGGCTTGCATCCAACCTCTAtgcttga